The following are from one region of the Halomonas qaidamensis genome:
- a CDS encoding EAL domain-containing protein, which produces MAETLTVGVYHNPPKLFADDEGRPRGVLGDLLQEIAKEEQWQLESYQCDFQHCLTLLKQGDIDVLPDVAWSESRAGDIAFHEEPVLHSWSQLYQREGVEIEAIFDLEQRRVAVVSGSVQQRYLASVTERFDINVTWLPVNSFAKGFQAVADGEADIVAANHLFGDWRAHDYGLRATPVIFQPVRLFYAASPQLSEEVLSRIDDVLRRWKQDNGSIYYETLSLWRANPKPHQAIPTWLWWSVSLLFLLLLLALLVNFLLKRRMKINREQLNTNEALLSTILDSVDAYIYIKSPSLKYRYVNRKISELFNCPAKDIIGKRDDDFFDEVSTAAVKAIDQKVLETGTKMTVEEHHKLQGEEHVRTFLSIKMPLTMVAGEAPCLCGVSTELTEYLEMQTKTHRLAFYDALTGLPNRRLLMESLAEVTEQDSHLSRYSAVFILDLDSFRLVNDIQGHESGDQLLIKVADQLQQQLPQEAMVARFSSDEFVVLLKVLDEQQGDATHRAERLARQFLETITKLRNDRALPVSASIGISLFEGTGQSVNSVLQQADMALQQAKAAGGNTLRFFNMDMQISVLERASLEGDLHQALERNELSLHYQVQVDHHGATTGVEALLRWYHPQRGWVSPATFIPLAEENGLILPIGHWVLKSACEQLAKWAEHPAYSSLTISVNVSSVQFQQPEFVRNLEGLLAHTQAPPGRLVLEVTESLLMNEPARVRSTMLKLRAQGIRFALDDFGTGYSSLSYLKRLPLDELKIDQSFIRELLTDKTDAAIVDTTILLAVSLGLTVVAEGVEKKEQLDWLKGHGCYRYQGYLFGRPTPIEYLFEAY; this is translated from the coding sequence ATGGCTGAGACCCTGACAGTTGGCGTTTACCATAATCCTCCTAAACTTTTTGCTGACGACGAGGGGCGGCCTAGAGGCGTATTAGGTGATCTATTACAGGAGATTGCTAAGGAAGAGCAGTGGCAGCTTGAAAGTTATCAATGCGACTTCCAGCATTGCCTGACGCTGTTAAAGCAGGGTGATATCGACGTGCTTCCTGATGTTGCCTGGAGCGAAAGTCGTGCTGGAGATATTGCCTTTCATGAAGAGCCTGTGCTGCATAGCTGGTCACAACTTTATCAGCGAGAAGGTGTTGAGATTGAGGCTATTTTTGATCTTGAGCAGCGTCGAGTAGCCGTGGTGTCAGGCTCTGTTCAACAACGCTATTTAGCATCGGTAACCGAACGTTTTGATATTAATGTTACCTGGCTACCAGTAAATAGCTTTGCAAAAGGGTTTCAGGCTGTGGCTGATGGTGAAGCAGACATAGTGGCTGCAAATCATCTATTTGGTGACTGGCGTGCACACGATTATGGGTTGCGCGCTACTCCCGTCATTTTTCAACCAGTAAGGCTTTTTTATGCGGCATCGCCGCAGCTTTCTGAAGAAGTTCTCAGCCGTATCGATGATGTCCTGCGTCGCTGGAAGCAGGATAATGGCTCTATTTATTATGAAACGTTAAGTTTATGGCGGGCTAATCCAAAGCCACATCAAGCAATCCCTACGTGGTTATGGTGGAGTGTCAGCTTACTTTTTTTACTGCTTCTATTAGCACTTTTAGTTAATTTTCTGCTTAAGCGACGTATGAAAATTAATCGTGAACAGTTGAATACTAATGAAGCACTATTGTCGACTATTTTAGATAGCGTTGATGCGTATATTTATATTAAATCACCTTCTTTAAAGTATCGTTATGTGAATCGAAAAATAAGTGAACTTTTTAACTGCCCAGCTAAAGATATTATTGGGAAGCGCGACGATGACTTTTTTGATGAAGTAAGTACAGCAGCCGTTAAGGCAATTGATCAAAAAGTTTTAGAAACTGGCACTAAGATGACGGTTGAAGAACACCATAAGCTCCAAGGAGAGGAGCATGTGCGTACCTTTCTCTCAATTAAGATGCCACTCACTATGGTGGCAGGAGAAGCACCTTGTTTATGTGGCGTTTCAACAGAATTGACCGAATACCTGGAAATGCAAACAAAAACCCATCGTCTGGCATTTTATGATGCGTTAACAGGACTTCCTAATCGTCGTTTATTAATGGAATCGCTAGCAGAAGTTACTGAACAAGACAGCCATTTAAGCAGGTATAGCGCTGTTTTTATTCTTGACCTAGACAGTTTTAGATTGGTGAATGATATACAAGGCCATGAGAGCGGCGATCAATTGCTAATTAAGGTGGCTGATCAGTTGCAGCAACAGCTCCCACAAGAAGCCATGGTTGCACGTTTTAGTAGCGATGAGTTTGTTGTATTACTTAAGGTGTTAGACGAGCAGCAAGGGGATGCTACCCATAGGGCTGAACGCCTTGCACGGCAATTCTTAGAGACGATTACTAAGCTGCGTAATGATCGTGCTCTACCGGTTAGTGCCAGTATCGGCATTTCGTTGTTTGAGGGTACTGGACAAAGTGTGAACAGCGTTCTGCAGCAGGCCGATATGGCATTACAACAAGCGAAAGCGGCAGGCGGCAACACGTTGCGCTTTTTTAATATGGATATGCAAATCAGTGTGCTTGAGCGGGCCAGCTTGGAAGGTGACCTGCATCAAGCGCTAGAGCGTAATGAGCTATCGTTGCATTACCAAGTACAAGTAGATCATCACGGTGCTACCACGGGCGTCGAAGCGCTGTTGCGCTGGTACCACCCCCAGCGTGGGTGGGTGTCGCCAGCCACTTTTATTCCGCTTGCAGAAGAAAACGGCCTGATCTTGCCTATCGGTCACTGGGTACTGAAATCAGCCTGTGAACAATTGGCAAAGTGGGCAGAGCATCCTGCGTATTCGTCACTTACCATTTCGGTTAACGTAAGTTCCGTTCAGTTTCAGCAGCCTGAGTTTGTGCGTAATCTAGAAGGTTTACTGGCACACACTCAGGCCCCACCTGGCCGTTTGGTGCTGGAAGTCACGGAAAGTCTGTTAATGAATGAGCCTGCGCGAGTGCGCAGCACGATGTTGAAGCTTCGCGCCCAAGGCATTCGGTTTGCATTAGATGATTTTGGTACTGGCTACTCGTCGCTGAGCTATTTAAAACGCTTGCCTTTAGACGAGTTAAAGATTGACCAGTCGTTTATTCGTGAACTATTAACTGACAAGACCGATGCGGCGATAGTAGATACCACTATTTTGCTAGCGGTTAGCCTGGGCTTAACGGTGGTTGCAGAAGGTGTTGAGAAAAAAGAGCAGCTTGACTGGCTGAAAGGCCATGGCTGCTACCGTTACCAGGGCTATTTGTTTGGGCGTCCTACGCCTATTGAGTACTTATTTGAAGCGTACTAA
- a CDS encoding glutathione S-transferase has translation MIRVHHLEKSRSHRILWLLETLGLDYEIEVYQRDSKTQQAPESLKKIHPLGKSPIITDGELVVAESGAIIDYLVNCYGESKEHSIDERRNEWVNYRYWLHYAEGSLMPLLVMGLVFSQIPKQSPWLIRPLAKGISSTVQQRFINPQLKQHLHLVETHLEKHGNFAGVWPSGADIQMSFPLQAIAATQSLTSYPAIASFVSRIENDPAWQRVVERAGPLTMPGE, from the coding sequence ATGATCCGCGTTCATCATCTTGAAAAGTCCCGCTCTCATCGCATTTTATGGCTTTTAGAAACACTTGGCCTTGATTATGAGATTGAGGTCTATCAACGAGATAGTAAAACCCAACAAGCTCCGGAATCACTTAAAAAAATTCACCCACTAGGTAAATCGCCTATTATTACCGATGGCGAGCTGGTGGTGGCAGAGTCAGGGGCCATTATTGATTATCTCGTCAACTGCTATGGTGAAAGTAAAGAGCACTCTATTGATGAGCGCCGCAATGAGTGGGTCAATTATCGCTATTGGCTTCACTATGCAGAAGGGTCGTTAATGCCGCTCTTAGTGATGGGGCTAGTGTTTAGCCAGATACCTAAACAATCCCCTTGGCTAATCAGGCCTTTGGCAAAAGGAATCAGCTCAACGGTACAGCAGCGTTTTATTAACCCCCAGTTAAAGCAGCACTTGCATCTGGTAGAGACGCACCTAGAGAAACACGGTAATTTTGCCGGTGTTTGGCCAAGTGGTGCCGATATACAAATGAGTTTTCCTCTACAAGCGATTGCCGCGACACAATCGTTGACCTCTTATCCTGCTATTGCGTCGTTTGTATCACGTATCGAAAACGATCCTGCCTGGCAACGAGTTGTTGAGCGTGCTGGCCCCCTTACGATGCCGGGTGAATAG